A genomic segment from Candidatus Poribacteria bacterium encodes:
- a CDS encoding branched-chain amino acid ABC transporter permease yields the protein MAQFLEQIINGLVLGGIYALIAVGYTMVYGIIQLINFAHGEIFMFGAYIALMLITVFGIPFWIALPLSMVLCAILGVLMDLVAYRPLRNAPRLSALITAIGMSLALQNLARMIWSARPRQFPAEILPTIFQGQNAISLPGGAALPYRDVFIILLALILMIALNRLIHLTKIGRAMRACAQNQVAANLMGIKTNRVIAITFAIGSALGAVAGIMVGLSESVTPTMGYYKGVAAFAAAVLGGIGNVTGAMLGGLIIGVAEVFGAGYISSGYRLAIAYILMIAVIVVRPSGLLGKSTGKRA from the coding sequence ATGGCCCAATTTTTGGAACAAATTATTAACGGATTAGTGCTCGGAGGCATCTATGCGCTCATCGCTGTTGGCTACACGATGGTTTACGGCATTATTCAACTGATAAACTTCGCACATGGCGAAATTTTCATGTTCGGTGCCTACATCGCACTCATGCTGATAACAGTCTTCGGTATACCGTTTTGGATAGCGTTGCCGCTGAGTATGGTTCTCTGTGCAATATTAGGCGTGCTGATGGACTTGGTAGCCTATCGTCCCCTGCGGAACGCCCCGCGTCTATCAGCGTTGATTACAGCAATAGGGATGTCCCTTGCCCTGCAAAACCTTGCTCGGATGATCTGGTCGGCTCGACCTCGTCAATTTCCCGCTGAAATTCTTCCAACAATCTTCCAAGGTCAAAATGCAATTTCACTCCCCGGCGGTGCAGCCCTACCGTATCGAGACGTGTTTATCATCCTATTGGCACTTATTTTAATGATTGCCCTGAATAGATTGATTCACCTAACCAAAATTGGTAGAGCGATGCGAGCATGTGCCCAAAACCAGGTTGCTGCAAATCTGATGGGAATTAAAACCAATCGAGTGATTGCTATAACATTTGCTATCGGTTCTGCTTTGGGAGCGGTAGCGGGTATAATGGTAGGCCTCAGCGAAAGTGTTACGCCGACGATGGGATACTATAAAGGGGTCGCAGCGTTTGCCGCGGCTGTCCTCGGTGGAATAGGGAATGTCACCGGAGCAATGCTCGGAGGACTCATCATAGGTGTAGCCGAAGTGTTTGGGGCCGGATACATTTCCTCAGGATACCGATTAGCCATTGCTTACATCCTCATGATTGCAGTCATTGTTGTTCGTCCTTCCGGTTTACTCGGAAAATCAACAGGAAAACGCGCGTAG
- a CDS encoding branched-chain amino acid ABC transporter permease — protein sequence MKNKLTPKNIIFGLFVCFLPLLMYGIDAISLFLSGYDIYLGLPSGDYMLRIIVRAYLYMLLAIGLNIVCGFTGQLDLGYVGFYLIGGYTAGLLMARLGMTYWIALPLAIVNGALWGLLRGAPTLRLTGDYFAIVTFGFAELLFRVVKNEEWLIGGPNGLVRDIPPPAIFGVVFNQNWHNYYHILILLTLVIFITYRLQHSRVGRAWVAIREDEQAAESMGIDVSRYKALAFTVSAAIGALGGAFVAQFQVNISAPFFEFWESIFILCMVVLGGMGSIRGAMIGAAILGSLGEILRPGFIIPYQFGNARYLIFGIILILLMRFRPGGLTLKKA from the coding sequence ATGAAAAATAAACTGACACCGAAAAATATCATCTTTGGCTTATTCGTCTGTTTTCTACCGCTCTTAATGTATGGTATAGATGCCATATCCCTTTTCTTGTCAGGTTACGATATTTACCTGGGTTTGCCAAGTGGAGATTACATGTTGCGGATTATTGTCCGCGCCTATCTCTACATGCTCCTTGCAATTGGATTAAACATTGTGTGTGGGTTCACAGGGCAACTCGATCTCGGCTATGTCGGATTTTACCTGATCGGTGGCTATACAGCAGGCCTCTTAATGGCGCGACTTGGGATGACTTACTGGATTGCACTGCCCCTCGCTATAGTCAATGGGGCTTTGTGGGGATTGTTGCGCGGAGCCCCCACGTTGCGGCTCACTGGTGATTATTTCGCAATCGTCACCTTCGGATTTGCTGAATTGCTTTTTCGTGTCGTGAAAAACGAAGAGTGGCTCATTGGCGGTCCGAACGGACTGGTTCGGGACATTCCGCCGCCTGCCATTTTTGGAGTCGTGTTCAATCAGAATTGGCACAATTACTACCATATTCTCATCCTGTTGACTCTGGTCATCTTTATCACCTATCGACTCCAGCATTCTCGCGTCGGAAGGGCATGGGTCGCGATTCGTGAAGATGAACAAGCAGCAGAAAGTATGGGAATTGATGTGAGTCGTTATAAAGCATTGGCATTTACAGTGAGTGCAGCGATCGGTGCTTTAGGTGGGGCATTCGTCGCACAATTCCAAGTTAATATCAGTGCGCCATTCTTTGAATTTTGGGAGTCGATTTTCATTCTCTGTATGGTCGTCCTCGGAGGGATGGGAAGTATAAGGGGCGCAATGATAGGCGCAGCGATTCTTGGATCATTGGGTGAGATTCTGAGACCGGGCTTCATTATTCCATATCAATTTGGCAATGCCCGCTATCTTATCTTTGGGATCATCCTTATTCTCTTAATGCGTTTCCGTCCAGGGGGATTAACGCTCAAAAAAGCTTAA
- a CDS encoding ABC transporter permease, translating to MNIQKVFASLLWNRESQAKHLFVSFIPSLLAIVGFFLLCGLVLQIRGQDPLEFYSIILVSGFASFDDFGYVLFNATPLIFTGLAVAIGYKSGLFNIGCEGQLYIAAFAAAWIGIHLNLPPFLLIPFCIGGAMIAGAGWGAIPGLLKARYGAHEVINTIMMNFIAFALMNYLVTSVYQEPGQMIPQTQQIHEAARLPRLASFLPVLPQSNPLNVSFWLACGCAVCCYIFLTYTRWGYELRLVGNAQDAAAYGGINPGTVTIWVMALSGAIAGLAGVAEVMGYRHRFLDNFSSGWGFTGIAVALLGRNNPFGILAAAILFGSLNKVALDIEILLEVPRGLFLAGQGMLIIWLVSIESISRKKAR from the coding sequence TTGAATATCCAAAAAGTGTTCGCCTCCCTGTTGTGGAACAGAGAATCCCAAGCCAAACATCTGTTCGTTAGTTTTATACCCTCGCTCCTTGCGATTGTTGGATTTTTTCTTTTATGTGGGCTTGTGCTTCAGATACGTGGGCAGGATCCGCTGGAATTCTATAGTATTATCCTTGTGAGTGGGTTCGCGAGTTTTGACGATTTCGGCTATGTCCTGTTTAACGCAACCCCACTTATATTTACAGGACTCGCTGTCGCTATCGGATACAAAAGTGGTCTATTTAATATCGGTTGTGAGGGGCAACTCTATATCGCAGCGTTCGCTGCGGCATGGATAGGCATACACCTGAACCTCCCGCCTTTTCTGTTGATCCCTTTCTGTATAGGTGGCGCAATGATTGCCGGTGCTGGATGGGGTGCGATCCCGGGACTCTTAAAGGCGAGATACGGCGCGCATGAAGTTATCAACACCATCATGATGAATTTCATTGCATTCGCCCTTATGAATTATCTTGTTACCTCCGTCTACCAAGAACCGGGTCAGATGATTCCACAAACACAACAGATTCACGAGGCGGCACGGCTCCCACGGTTGGCATCTTTCCTCCCCGTTCTCCCACAAAGCAATCCACTAAACGTGAGTTTCTGGCTCGCGTGTGGGTGTGCTGTATGTTGTTATATCTTCTTAACGTATACCCGCTGGGGATACGAACTTCGCTTGGTAGGAAATGCCCAAGATGCTGCAGCTTACGGCGGCATAAATCCCGGGACTGTGACAATATGGGTGATGGCGTTGAGTGGTGCGATTGCGGGGTTAGCAGGTGTAGCGGAAGTCATGGGATACCGCCACCGATTTTTGGATAATTTCTCATCAGGGTGGGGGTTCACTGGGATCGCAGTCGCACTGTTAGGCAGAAACAATCCTTTCGGTATTTTGGCTGCCGCTATCCTGTTCGGATCGCTGAACAAGGTTGCCTTAGATATTGAAATTTTGCTGGAAGTCCCGCGCGGTCTATTTCTGGCGGGTCAAGGCATGCTAATTATCTGGTTAGTTAGTATAGAAAGTATTTCTCGAAAAAAAGCGCGTTAG
- a CDS encoding VWA domain-containing protein, giving the protein MRFGHPEFLHFLWAVPPLILLLFLGLQRKRKALLRFYRNVDPAHLHRHKVQAGLLLLSSSLLIFASARPQWGAKPESVAERLDVMLALDISTSMLAEDEASLRRLTHAKEIMFSLLEALKDDRVGLLYFAEASFVVCPLTNDSATLREFLEAITAETLTHSGTRIGTAIETATPRLRSNRNDTTGIDADFGGQKVLILFTDGENHGEEAIAAARTATQEGVHIYCVGIGKAVRPVPIPLPQGTATATTPYKRDANGQLVLTALDENQLREIAEAGNGRYYHANTGVAQLTADLARLEKQKFRIRSDGEYQERFQLFVFGALILLICERWLSVTRGSVKRKPLN; this is encoded by the coding sequence ATGCGGTTTGGTCATCCTGAATTCCTCCATTTTTTATGGGCAGTGCCACCTTTGATCCTGTTGCTTTTTTTGGGATTACAACGGAAACGGAAAGCACTGCTGCGATTTTACAGGAATGTCGATCCGGCACACCTACATCGACACAAGGTTCAAGCGGGATTATTGTTGCTGAGTTCTTCGCTCCTAATATTTGCAAGCGCGCGTCCGCAGTGGGGTGCCAAACCCGAATCGGTTGCGGAACGATTGGATGTCATGCTCGCATTGGATATTTCGACCAGTATGCTTGCGGAGGATGAAGCATCCCTTCGGCGATTAACCCACGCGAAGGAGATTATGTTTTCACTATTAGAGGCACTTAAAGATGACCGGGTCGGCTTACTGTACTTTGCTGAAGCGAGTTTCGTGGTATGTCCTTTGACGAACGATAGTGCGACTCTCAGAGAATTCTTGGAGGCGATAACTGCCGAAACGCTTACCCACAGCGGAACCCGTATCGGCACTGCTATTGAAACAGCGACCCCTCGACTCAGATCAAATCGGAACGATACAACAGGGATAGATGCCGACTTTGGAGGGCAGAAGGTCCTGATTCTGTTTACAGATGGAGAGAACCACGGTGAAGAGGCGATTGCGGCAGCGAGGACGGCGACCCAAGAAGGGGTGCATATCTATTGTGTCGGTATTGGTAAGGCTGTCCGCCCAGTGCCGATTCCGCTTCCGCAAGGCACTGCTACGGCAACCACTCCTTACAAGCGCGATGCCAACGGACAACTCGTCCTAACAGCATTAGATGAAAATCAATTGCGGGAAATTGCTGAAGCCGGGAACGGTCGTTACTATCATGCAAATACAGGGGTTGCCCAGTTAACAGCAGACTTGGCGCGGCTCGAAAAACAGAAATTCAGGATCCGTTCGGATGGCGAATATCAGGAACGATTTCAATTATTTGTCTTTGGGGCGTTAATCCTGCTTATCTGTGAAAGATGGCTATCAGTCACAAGAGGGTCTGTTAAACGAAAACCTCTTAACTGA
- a CDS encoding glycerol-3-phosphate dehydrogenase/oxidase, which yields MIEQGDFANGTSSATSQLVHGGFRYLLKRDIELVKNARREREILRRIAPNLVKPIPLALLCYKGDPYPLTGMQLAAHYYNCLSKTDETEKSIAIRDVRKIRHLVGPIATNSLKGCVLLWDSMVNDARLTLATLKDAHQHGAIVANYVRFLDFVRKPETANSANGIYRIVAEDVISGKRFEISARKIVSATGPWSDHIWRKDPSYDGTSRLLTENAKGIHLLLPRYGKEGDNAYGLITFTQVNKQRRRNPRVIFILPGAHNTSIVGTTETTPEEELASVRPSANEVTYLLSETQRIFPEKRLNKDTIIAAYAGTRPLIAVNQHSHGFAKTDFVSREHLITESLSGIMYLYGGKLTTHRQMAEETVNHLAAFLKVPRACKTATQPLPNAIGEASGADAERLVKRYGAGYRTIQKFITEDAGLGELVTSSLPFTKAELLYAYWGEMAITLEDVLWRRTRIGWTPGQGVDIAPQIAQFLGEKNNWNDTRIAAEVEAYRERIRWLNSNL from the coding sequence TTGATTGAACAAGGCGATTTTGCGAACGGAACGAGTAGTGCTACGTCCCAACTCGTCCATGGCGGTTTTCGTTATCTGCTTAAGCGGGACATTGAACTCGTCAAAAATGCACGTCGGGAACGCGAAATCCTTCGCCGGATTGCGCCGAATCTTGTGAAGCCAATCCCGTTAGCACTTCTTTGCTACAAAGGTGATCCGTATCCGTTGACAGGCATGCAACTCGCTGCGCATTATTACAATTGCCTCTCTAAAACGGATGAAACGGAGAAATCAATAGCGATTCGCGATGTCCGAAAGATACGGCATCTTGTCGGACCTATTGCCACAAATTCCTTAAAGGGGTGTGTCCTGCTATGGGATAGTATGGTCAACGATGCTCGGTTGACCCTCGCGACCCTCAAGGATGCCCATCAACACGGGGCGATTGTCGCAAACTACGTCCGTTTTCTCGATTTTGTGAGAAAACCGGAGACTGCCAATTCCGCGAACGGGATTTACAGAATAGTTGCTGAAGATGTTATTTCTGGAAAACGTTTTGAGATTTCGGCACGAAAAATTGTATCGGCAACGGGTCCCTGGAGCGACCATATATGGCGTAAAGATCCGAGTTACGACGGCACCTCGCGCTTATTGACAGAAAACGCGAAAGGTATCCATCTCCTTTTGCCGCGCTATGGAAAAGAGGGCGACAATGCCTACGGTCTGATAACCTTCACGCAAGTGAACAAACAGCGGAGACGTAATCCGCGAGTGATTTTTATTCTGCCCGGTGCTCACAATACCTCCATTGTTGGCACGACTGAAACAACACCGGAAGAGGAATTAGCATCAGTCCGCCCATCAGCGAATGAGGTGACATATCTGCTCTCAGAAACACAGCGAATCTTTCCAGAAAAGAGGCTCAACAAGGATACTATTATTGCCGCTTATGCTGGTACTCGACCTCTCATCGCGGTGAACCAGCATTCGCACGGATTCGCAAAAACTGATTTTGTTTCAAGGGAGCATTTAATTACAGAGAGCCTAAGTGGGATTATGTATCTCTATGGTGGAAAACTCACTACACATCGTCAGATGGCGGAAGAGACCGTGAACCATCTTGCCGCATTTTTAAAGGTCCCACGCGCCTGTAAAACTGCCACTCAACCATTGCCGAATGCAATCGGGGAGGCATCAGGTGCGGATGCAGAGCGTCTTGTTAAGCGATATGGCGCAGGGTATCGCACGATTCAAAAATTTATCACTGAAGATGCGGGACTTGGGGAGTTAGTAACCTCCTCTCTTCCGTTCACGAAGGCTGAACTCCTCTATGCCTATTGGGGTGAAATGGCAATCACACTTGAAGATGTTCTGTGGCGACGGACACGGATCGGTTGGACGCCCGGCCAAGGTGTTGATATAGCTCCACAAATTGCGCAATTTTTGGGCGAGAAAAATAATTGGAATGATACCAGAATCGCAGCAGAGGTCGAGGCATATCGGGAACGTATCCGTTGGTTAAACTCTAATTTGTAG
- a CDS encoding DUF91 domain-containing protein → MEVYRWEDRKFGKLEPLRFGEERDFEDLLEKDATLVLGEPLCVISRQPPLSTSKQKIDLLALDRQGNCVIIELKRGKPSRTAITQILEYAAGVSQLSFIALETLAYRWCQQQGKEFSSLTALHSEFFGYEPGDIRKSAFNQKQRLVLVSEGVDTRVLEVAEYLRALGLDLTYISYFSYHAPDEILVATETVLGGTLVKEEERSYGPTTQRFMTLPLFIEMLQENEELSQIAHEFVEYVEACGATLRPRIAKLRMTFGGHWWLDTYPSRRATHFRVDVHGDFTPLHIVECRANLPNVTVKNFGISFNIASKAHLDYAIEIFERVRNSILSS, encoded by the coding sequence ATGGAAGTTTATCGTTGGGAAGACCGGAAATTTGGGAAGCTGGAACCTTTGCGTTTTGGTGAGGAACGCGACTTCGAAGACCTGCTTGAAAAAGACGCAACGCTGGTCCTCGGTGAACCGCTTTGTGTTATCAGTAGGCAACCGCCATTAAGCACATCAAAACAGAAAATTGATCTGCTGGCACTCGATCGACAGGGTAATTGCGTGATTATTGAACTCAAGCGTGGAAAACCCTCTCGGACCGCAATTACACAAATTTTAGAGTATGCCGCCGGGGTTTCTCAACTCTCTTTTATAGCGTTGGAGACGCTCGCGTATCGCTGGTGCCAACAACAGGGTAAAGAATTCTCCTCGCTCACTGCCCTACATAGCGAATTTTTTGGCTATGAGCCGGGTGACATCCGGAAATCGGCATTCAATCAAAAACAGCGATTGGTGCTTGTTTCTGAGGGAGTAGACACACGCGTCTTAGAGGTTGCAGAATATCTACGGGCTCTGGGGCTTGATCTCACCTATATCTCCTATTTTTCCTACCATGCCCCTGACGAAATTTTAGTCGCAACTGAGACCGTTCTCGGTGGGACGCTCGTTAAGGAGGAAGAACGAAGTTATGGACCCACCACACAGCGATTTATGACACTCCCATTGTTTATTGAGATGCTACAGGAGAATGAGGAACTCTCGCAAATTGCCCATGAATTCGTGGAATATGTTGAGGCGTGTGGTGCAACACTTCGACCCCGGATCGCGAAACTTAGGATGACTTTCGGGGGACACTGGTGGCTTGACACGTATCCTTCAAGAAGGGCAACCCACTTCCGGGTCGATGTCCACGGAGACTTCACACCACTCCATATTGTCGAGTGCCGAGCCAATTTGCCCAATGTAACAGTCAAGAATTTCGGTATCTCTTTTAACATCGCTTCTAAAGCGCATCTCGATTATGCGATTGAGATTTTTGAACGCGTCCGTAACTCCATCCTCTCCTCTTAA
- a CDS encoding DegT/DnrJ/EryC1/StrS family aminotransferase produces the protein METNRAKLSRLENESTAPGLPAVLGGTPVFEKTSDAPYPKLEQWSQITEEEARVVYEMTLRNELSGISPTVQEFERTWCERHQTRFAVSLTNGTAALHSAMFGLGVGPGDEVICPTYTWMGSITPVLTLMAKPVFCEVDPRTLLIDVADVRRRITPRTKAIVAVHLWGNVCDMDALMALSAETGVPVIEDCSHAHGASYKGVPCGSIGQAGAWSLQGSKPISGGEGGMLATDDVTVFERACLLGQVNRPANVVGETVEELRYTHLPPMGLGVKFRAHPLAIGIASVQLQKLDNLNANRRAYIQRISDGLREIPGVSPIETYSGAEPAGFFGFPIHYHAEEMHGLPAPVFAEALRKEGVLANNNPYPLVVGDGVPVFSGSRFPTNSNPYPLLHTLPLFTQGLDIYTEGRGALCTNDMGGEFETYTPGDLPVTEKTCSQLIFLPLLTEPVAGAVSGILDAIRKVSLHSHLIIGGRQLKIRNFQLGRVSRI, from the coding sequence ATGGAGACAAACAGAGCAAAGTTATCTCGTCTTGAAAATGAGTCCACCGCCCCTGGTCTTCCTGCTGTTTTGGGTGGAACCCCAGTGTTTGAAAAAACGTCTGATGCGCCCTATCCGAAGTTGGAACAGTGGAGCCAGATCACAGAAGAAGAGGCGCGAGTCGTTTACGAGATGACGCTTCGGAATGAACTCTCCGGTATATCCCCGACTGTTCAAGAATTTGAGCGAACCTGGTGTGAACGCCACCAGACCCGATTTGCTGTGAGTCTCACCAATGGCACTGCGGCACTCCACAGCGCAATGTTTGGACTTGGGGTCGGCCCGGGTGATGAAGTTATCTGTCCGACCTATACATGGATGGGATCAATTACACCGGTGTTGACGTTGATGGCAAAGCCGGTTTTCTGTGAAGTGGATCCGAGGACGTTGTTAATTGATGTTGCTGATGTCCGACGGCGTATTACACCACGAACCAAGGCGATTGTGGCGGTGCATCTGTGGGGCAATGTGTGTGATATGGACGCGCTTATGGCACTCAGCGCAGAGACAGGGGTCCCGGTCATAGAGGATTGTTCGCACGCACATGGTGCCTCCTACAAAGGTGTGCCGTGTGGTAGCATTGGACAGGCGGGGGCGTGGAGTTTGCAAGGAAGTAAACCGATTAGCGGGGGCGAAGGTGGAATGCTTGCCACCGACGATGTCACGGTTTTTGAGAGGGCTTGTCTACTCGGACAAGTCAATCGTCCTGCTAATGTCGTTGGCGAGACGGTAGAAGAACTACGCTATACGCATCTCCCACCAATGGGGCTTGGTGTCAAATTTCGTGCACATCCACTCGCAATCGGTATTGCTTCCGTGCAGCTGCAGAAACTTGATAATCTCAATGCAAACCGCCGTGCCTATATTCAAAGAATCTCCGACGGGTTGCGAGAAATCCCGGGTGTTTCTCCTATTGAAACATATTCAGGTGCTGAACCAGCGGGATTCTTTGGATTTCCTATCCACTATCACGCAGAAGAGATGCATGGGCTCCCGGCACCCGTATTTGCCGAGGCGCTCCGAAAAGAGGGTGTTTTGGCAAACAATAACCCTTACCCGCTTGTCGTTGGCGACGGTGTACCTGTATTTTCGGGGAGCAGGTTTCCGACGAATAGTAATCCGTATCCGCTTCTGCATACCTTACCACTTTTCACACAAGGACTTGATATATACACGGAGGGTCGCGGCGCACTCTGCACCAACGATATGGGTGGGGAATTTGAAACATACACTCCAGGGGATTTACCTGTGACTGAAAAGACCTGTTCGCAGCTTATATTTTTACCGTTGTTGACAGAACCCGTGGCAGGTGCTGTGTCAGGCATTCTGGACGCTATTCGCAAAGTCTCTTTACACAGTCACTTGATAATAGGAGGTCGGCAATTAAAAATACGGAATTTTCAGCTCGGACGCGTATCCAGAATATAG